Below is a genomic region from Rhinolophus sinicus isolate RSC01 linkage group LG11, ASM3656204v1, whole genome shotgun sequence.
ATATGTCTTCTGGACCCTGGAGGAGTAGGGATGCGTCTCCTGACTATTAAAATCAAAGGAGGCTGGAAGCCCTGGTTCTAGGGAGGAGGGTGCTAACGTGAAAGATTACTAGGTTCCGGAGGGAGGTTTCCGAGAGACCAGAGACCTGGGTCCTGAACAGGGAAGGAGATGTGAGGCTGGCACTTCTTAGAGCAGACTTTGGAAATGGCTGGGTTTCAGAACTGTGGCCCTCCTGATTTGGGAGAGAGCTGACTGGGAAATAGGATGCATAAGTGGTGGTGGGAGAATGGAGGAACTGGTAACTTGAGAGTAAAGATGGGAGGGCACTGGAAAACCAAATTCTTAGGTCCTAGGGTGGGAAAGAGTTTCGGGCCTGAATGCCTAGGCTCTGAAGGAGCTGAGGGCCTGAGCTATGGGTTCCTAGAAGTAGAAGAACCTGTGGATATTGGAATGAGGGAAGGCTAGAAAGTCCTAAGTTATTCAGGGGTTGGGCTCTCTGATGGGAGTGGCTGGGGCCCTGGATTTCTGTGTCCCGGGCTCCAGAGGGCCTGAGGTTCTGGATGTTGAGAACCTGGTGGGGCTGGAAGCCCAGGTGCTAGGCAGTCTCTCTGCTcagaagagagggagctggggTTTTGCTTAGCTGAGTCGTGGGAGAGAAAGGGACTGGGTCTTACACCGTGGGAGGGGCCGGCAAACACAGAGCCATGTATCATTAGGGCCCAAGCTCCAGGAGGTAAGGATGCTGGTGGCCTAGACTCCTGGGTCTGGAGTGGAGTCCTGGGAGGGACAGGGGGGGGGGGGCCCGCCTGCCTGTGTCCCCAGTTGGGGAGAGGAGACTGGGGTACAAGTCAGTAGGGTCCCTGGGGGGCAAGAATgacatttccttcttctcttgGGCAACTGTGGGAAACTGAATAGGGCCTACTGAGAATTTAAACACAGCTCCTGTAAGCTGGGAACTCAGGAAATTGGGTTCTGGTAATCCTTGTCGGCTTCTGTCATCCTTGGGACCTGAGCCCCTAATTCCCTCACACCCAGAAGCTCAGGCCCTCAGCTCCTTCAGTTAGACTCAGAAGTCTCACCTGAGACTACTCCTCCCTCAAAAGTCCCAAACCTAGCCCCCTTCTCCCTTAGGCCTAAGTGTACTGCCCTCTAACCCTCTACCCCCTTCTCCTTCTGATGTGTGGGCTCCCAGTCCCCTCTTCTAAGCCAGAGGTCCAGGGCCCCAGTGCCACCCAtggccccccaccctgccccagggccCAAATCTGTGGACCTCGGCTGGGGCCTGTCCTCACGCACTTGGGCCCACAGTGGGTGGCATCTACACGGTGCTGCAGACGAAGGCGAAGGTGACGGGGGATGAGTGGGGCGACAACTACTACCTGGTGGGACCGTACACGGAGCAGGGCGTGAGGACCCAGGTGGAACTGCTCGAGCCCCCAACTCCAGCTCTGAAGAGGACGCTGGACTCCATGAACAGCAAGGGCTGCAAGGTGGGACATGGCTCAGCCAAGGGCAGGTAGGTGGGTGCCTGCAGTCAGGGTGGGAGCAGCAGATGGAGAAGGGGTCGGGTGGGGGGGATAGTCCTGGGGGCAGCCCCAGGGAGAGAGGGCGGCATGGACAGGAATACAGGATGACTTGGTACTTTCCCAGGCAGACACAGAATAGTTAATATTGACACTCAGACAGATGCAAGATCCCATGAAGTAGGCAGGTGAATCCCAACCTCTGAGATATTGGTAAATGGACAGAAAAACAGGGACAAGAATGACTGAGAGATGGTTCTACGAGGCCAAGATCCTCagacccagagagagaaaaaaagctaaaTAGAAAGACGGACAACCAGCCAGAACCCAGAGGAGGTGGGCTTGGAGTGAGGCAGGCAGCCAGAGTAGTGGTTTTAGAGCCTGAAGTTCAGATTTAGCTTCTGCACTTCCTGCCAGTGTGACCTTGGCTAACGGCATCTGCCTATAGGGTGTTGGGAGGATGAAATAGTTAATAAGTCTTCAGCCCAGTTCTTGGCATGAAGTTATCACTGTGGGTGAGCTATTATCGTTGTGGTTATTATTATCGTCATCGTCATTATTACTATAAACAACCAGGCTTGCAGGGTGAGGTGGACAGgcagacaaaggaagaaagatggaTGGAGAGGGACTGAGTGTCCCAAAAGGTGACAgtggctccccccacccccagggactaGAGCAATGGGAGAGAGACAGAGTCCAGTCTAGATACAGAAGAGAGGCAACCCAATGTTTCAGAGAGAAAGAcctagaaggagagaaaaagacagaataCTGATGAAGGGAGGAGAGGTTGGCAGGCAGCCCTAGGGAACAGAGTTTCAGACGAGCAGAGCCAGGGATtaaagagaggaggggagagttCCGTATAAGGGCTGAAGGGTAAGCACAGAGAGATGGCTGCTGCCCAAGGAGAGGGCTATGAGGCAGCAGGGCTGAAGTACAGACAGGTTGCTGCTTGGGAGGGAGAGGTACAGTGGTTCATTCACAGCTTTTGGTTTGGGGTGGGGTCTAGAGCCCAGTTAGGCCAGACGTGTCCCCAAGGAACCCTAGAGCAGCCCAGCCCTCCCCCATAGCAGCTGCTCCCCACTGCTGGGAGCCTAAGAATAGCACCCCCAGCAAAAGGGCAGGCAacagctgggagggggaggggcagtggggtCAGGCTCCCAAGGCTGGGAAAAGACAGGTTGGGGAGGAGGATAACTGCCTGTCAGCTAGATAGAGCTGTGGCAGCAGGCCCAGCACCTAGGCCATGGTCTCAGGAGGAAAAGCAGACCAGAGAAATGTGGCAGGGGTAGAAATGACACAGCAAGGCTTAGAAACATGGCAGTGGGTAGAAAAATGCagccctggggtggggaaggagggaagatggTAGTAGAGATGTACCTGCAGAGTACAAAATGGGCCTAAGGGCAGAGGAAAGAGGCAGTAGATAACAAATTTATGGTGAAAGAGTCAGAAACAAGGCAGTGGATGGAAGAAATGTGGCAGCGAGAACAGTAAAAGAAGCACCCAGTGGGAGGAATTAGCAGCAGAAAGAAAAGATCATGGCAAAGGTTGTCGTGATGGTTTGGGAGAGAAATGTGGCGGCGAACACAGAAACAAGGCAGCAGGTCAGAGAAATGATTAGCAGGGTGGAAAAACAAGGCCGTGGGGGCACAGAGGCGGGATAAGCAAAATGTGTGGTTATaagcagagaaaagagacaaTGGGTGGGAGAGGGCAGCAGTTATAGGAACTAAGCATGGGACAGGAAAAGTGTTGCAACAGAGGTGGAAAAAGATTATGGCGGGAATAACAGCAAATAGAGAAATAAGGCAATGGGTGAGAAATCAGCAGCAGATACAGAAACAGGGTGGCAGAACTCAGACAGTAAGTCCAGATATCTATCTGTCTGTGGGTGGGAGACGCACAGATGTGCCCAGAGACTGTGGTCAAAGCTCTGAGCCTCCCTGTGGGTTCCCCCAGGTATATTTCGGGCGCTGGCTGATTGAGGGGGGCCCCCTCGTGATACTCCTGGACGTGGGGGCCTCAGCCTGGGCCCTGGAGCGCTGGAAGGGGGAGCTCTGGGACACCTGCAACATTGGGGTGCCCTGGTATGACCGTGAAGCCAACGACGCCGTCCTTTTTGGCTTCCTTACCACCTGGTTCCTGGGTGAGGTAGGCCCCGCTGCTGGTTCCCATGTCACTCGACGCCTCCAGGCCCAAAACTACAAGGGCCATCAGTCCCTGGGCAGAGGGGGACTGGGTTCTCCCAGGGCATTCTGGCAGTTGTAGGTCCTATAATCCAAGGACCTTTAGGGATATGGATATCCAAGGACCCAGACTCCTCTTTCCTCAGAGACCCAAACTCCCAACCCCAGTTTCATTCTCTCCAGTCTTCCAAATATAGGAATTCTAAGTCCCAACCCCAGCTTTATTCACTCTTCTCTTCTAAGTATAGGAATTGAGAGCCATTAGCTCTTGGGAGGTTGGCCTGGCTGGAGGGCTCACTTCAGGGAATTCTGGGAATTGTAATAGGCGTCTGATAGTGGTTGGACTTGGCTCTCAGATGGGGGCTCTCGATATTTGGGAAACCccagcctgagaaccaggaaacCTGGTTCTGACCACCTTTTAGGTTTTAAAAGGCTAAAGAAACTTCATTTCCCATGCCCTGGGACAAACAGTTTATGAACTGGCTGCTTCTAGGGCATTCTGGGAGCTATAATCCTTTAGCCAATATTGGGTGCAGGTCTATTTGCAATTGAGATAAAGGTCTCCAGGACTTGGGTCTTTCCAATTCAGCTTACTAGGAATTAGAAGTTTGGCCAAAAATAAGAGCAGTTCCCATCAGCCTCCAAGGATAAAATCAGCTGATCCAGCTGTCTCAAGGAGTTGTAGTTCCTTTCCTGTGGGGATTTCAGTGGGCCACCATCCCCCCTGTGCAGTAGTGGTGATAGATATGCCTCTCCCCTGCTTCCTGGTCCACGTTGGGGATTGCTGATTGTCTTCACAACACATGTGGAGACAGTCGCTCTATCCCTGTTGCCCCACAGTTCCTGGCCCAGAGCGAGGAGAAGCCACATGTGGTTGCACACTTCCACGAATGGTTGGCGGGCATCGGGCTCTGCCTGTGCCGTGCCCGGCGGCTCCCTGTGGCTACGATCTTCACCACCCATGCCACGCTGCTGGGGCGATACCTGTGTGCCGGTGCTGTGGACTTCTACAACAATCTGGAGAATGTGAGCTAGGAGTGTGGCAGATGGGGGCTACCAGTATTTCCAAATAGCCCAAAGCTGTCTGCAAAGCCCCAGGAATCAAGCTCCCTCTTTTCCTAGGGCCTAGGAGTCCATGTCcctggcccctcctccctcagacctgGGAGTCCAGCTTCCAGCCCCAACCTCTGCCAGGACCCCAGAATCTGGACCGCTAGTCTTCTATCTAGTTTGCCTAACCTGACTGCCCTTTCTTCCTGCCCAGTTCAATGTGGACAAGGAAGCTGGTGAGAGGCAAATCTATCACCGTTACTGCATGGAGCGGGCAGCAGCCCACTGCGCTCATGTCTTCACTACTGTGTCCCAGATCACTGCCATTGAGGCTCAGCACCTACTCAAGAGGAAACCAGGTAGGTAATAGGCTGGGACTCCTAGACATGAATGAGGCAGTTGACTGTGTCAACGTCCATACCAATTTTTTTACTGTGAAGAGCAGAGAACTACAAATCCCAGAAAGCCCTGGGTTGGTGGCCTGACTATGAGACTCCCTGGCTGTACACCCTAGAGGCTAATGGTAGTTtctttgatattaatttcagaaatGGTAAAATTCCTTTATTGGCTAATGTAGATATTGGTCTTCTGAAAGCGAATGGAGGTtcaatggattttgtttttgaaaaaagcaGTGATAGAACAACTTATTCTTCCCACACTATAGCACCAATTCTCAATGGATGTAAGGTGACCACTACAACTTCCAGAAGACCTTTGGCTGCTCAGCCCTATATTCCTGGAATTTTGCTCCAGGAGCTAATGGGGGTTGTAATTTTTCATTGATATGCTCTAATTTCTGTGAGGATAGAAAAGTGGTTGGGACCTTAAAGGAAGCTTGAAGATAGAGGGTATATTCTGGGAGAAGCAGGAGGGGGATATTTAATCATTCCCAGTTATGGGTGGAATTGGGCAAACAAAAGAACTACAACTTCCAGAAGCCCCAATGCAGATTAGTTCTGTGTCTGGTTAGTCATTTGCAGGGGCTGTTGGGAACTGTAGTTATGCTTGTGAACATAAGTAAGTAATATTGTGCAAGAAGGCATCTGAGTGGCAGGGCAACTGGGTCACCAAGGAAACTCACAGAGGAGttactaaaataaagaaattatgaaaggaaaagggtctttccttcatttattcattcaaccacaTTGatctgaatgaagaaatgaaacatggggccttctccctcattcccagaTATCGTGACCCCCAATGGACTGAATGTGAAGAAGTTCTCTGCCATGCATGAGTTCCAGAACCTCCATGCTCAGAGCAAGGCCCGAATCCAGGAGTTTGTGCGGGGCCATTTTTATGGGTACGTGGGCCAGATCCCTAGGTCTTGAGAGAGAAGGGCTTGGGAGCTCAGCCTCTTAAGTTCCTGAGTGCCAGAACAGGAGCTGAGTACTGAAGGAGATCCCCATCTAAGGAGAAAAGACTCACAAATCCCAGGAGTCTCCATGGTCCCTCTGGACTATCTGTGATGTTCTTTGCCCCTGTAGCTTCTGGGGTTTGTATTTTCAAGGCCAGGGCTAGAGGGTGAGGGTCTCAGCTTCACCCTAACTTATGGCTTCTTTAGGCACCTGGACTTCAACTTGGACAAGACCTTGTACTTCTTTATCGCCGGCCGCTACGAGTTCTCCAACAAGGGGGCTGACATCTTCCTGGAGGCCTTGGCCCGGCTCAACTATCTGCTCAGAGTAAGGCCTGGGCTGCCAGGGGACAAAGAGAGGACGAGACAATTAGTACGTAACTGGCGAGaacagagacacagggaggttGGGGTCGGGAACCCCCTGTGTGAGGGGGAATGTGTAGACGCCCAGAAAGAAGACAGAGTCCCAGTGGGGATAGTAACTCTGTGTGCTATAATTCTCTTTGATATGAAGGGGCATGGTAGGATCCTAGTGGTGTTGGGGTTAGAAAAGGGTGGGTAGCATCAGCCTCTTCCCACGTGAACCCTTTTCTCTGCCCCAGGTCAACGGCAATGAGCAGACAGTAGTCGCCTTCTTCATCATGCCAGCTCGGACCAACAATTTCAATGTGGAAACCCTCAAGGGCCAAGCCGTGCGCAAGCAGCTTTGGTCAGCAGCCCCCGGCTCAGGATCCCAGCTGTGTCCTTTGGGTCCACTATTTCTCCTGGAGTCTCAGTTTTGTTATCTGTAACATGAACATCCTGCCCAACTGATTCCTAGTAAAGTCGCCTTTGCTTAAGACGCCTCAAGCTCAGGGGCAGTAAGAAGTCACAGGCGGGACAAGTGTGACAGCATGACCAGGGCACTGATATCAAACCAGCAAAGTCCAACTTGTGCCACTGACCCTTGCTGGCTTTGTGACTCTAGGCAAACCACTCcccctctttgagcctcagtttcctcatttgtaaaacccATTCATTAGCCGTCAGgtgttcactgagcacctactgtgtgccaggcactgttccaggcccTGGGAGCACAGCTgtgaacaaaaaagataaaatccctgccctcattgTGCTCACATTCCAAAAAAAACTCTATAGAAAGTGCTcgagcaaagaaaaaaagcacaggaaCATAAGATAGGGTTCTCTGGACAGGCCATATTGAGAAAGTGCCATTGGGTGGATACCAATagaggaaatgagggagggagcCCTTTGTGTATCTGGGAAACAGCAGGTACAAAGGCCTTGAGGCATGtttgagaaacagcaaggaggcccGTGGAGCTAGAGCAGAGTGCCTTAGGCAGATGGAAATCAGGCCAGAGTTAAGGAAGGATTGTGAGCCGAGGAAGGTTAATGGGGCTATAGGGTGGCACTGTTTGCTAGCTTTATTTGTGTACATAAGTTTTCTTCTCTCAACAtaactttccctttttataaAATGGGGCTTAGCATTGCCACTGCCAGGACTAGTACAGGTCctaataatagctgacatttctGGAAGGCTCGCTGTGTGCTCGGCACTGTGCACTTTTTGTCATGACCTCATTGAGTTCTTACTGCAAACCTGAGgatgattctatttttatctccGTCTGACTGATGAGTCACTGAAGTCAGAGAAGGAAGGCCACCTATCTCTGGCCACACAGCTAATGCAAGGCACGAGGGATTCAAGCCTTCCAGGGCCTGTTTCCTTGGACTCCATCCTCCAGCCGGAGTCCCCAGCGCTTCTCTGCTCAGACCTGTTTCACAACTGCCCGAGTAGCCTAACAATAGATTGTTGGTGTGTATGTGATGTTGTTCTGCTCTTTCCAGGGATACGGCCAACACAGTGAAGGAGAAGTTCGGGAGGAAGCTTTATGAATCCTTGCTAGTGTGAGTGCCCCACCCTCAGCCCTGCACCTGCTTGGGCCCTAACCCTTCTGTTCAGCCCTTCTCAGGTACATACCCTTGGCTTGTCCTGCAGGGGGAGCCTCCCAGACATGAACAAGATGCTGGACAAGGAGGACTTCACTATGATGAAGAGAGCCATCTTTGCCACACAGGTATAGTTTGGATCCCTGAGTGAAGAGATGGCAATTCCCAACAGCCCCAGAGGCAGCGTGCCATGTTAGTTCTGACCACAGAGATTGCTGAGAGTTCTACTTTATAGGGCAGCCCttatttgggggttgggggggtgtcGATTCTGAGGTCCACAGACGGGTGTGAGCTGATTGGTAGAACTTCAATT
It encodes:
- the GYS1 gene encoding glycogen [starch] synthase, muscle isoform X1, with the protein product MPLSRTLSMSSLPGLEDWEDEFDLENTVLFEVAWEVANKVGGIYTVLQTKAKVTGDEWGDNYYLVGPYTEQGVRTQVELLEPPTPALKRTLDSMNSKGCKVYFGRWLIEGGPLVILLDVGASAWALERWKGELWDTCNIGVPWYDREANDAVLFGFLTTWFLGEFLAQSEEKPHVVAHFHEWLAGIGLCLCRARRLPVATIFTTHATLLGRYLCAGAVDFYNNLENFNVDKEAGERQIYHRYCMERAAAHCAHVFTTVSQITAIEAQHLLKRKPDIVTPNGLNVKKFSAMHEFQNLHAQSKARIQEFVRGHFYGHLDFNLDKTLYFFIAGRYEFSNKGADIFLEALARLNYLLRVNGNEQTVVAFFIMPARTNNFNVETLKGQAVRKQLWDTANTVKEKFGRKLYESLLVGSLPDMNKMLDKEDFTMMKRAIFATQRQSFPPVCTHNMLDDSSDPILTTIRRIGLFNSSADRVKVIFHPEFLSSTSPLLPVDYEEFVRGCHLGVFPSYYEPWGYTPAECTVMGIPSISTNLSGFGCFMEEHIADPSAYGIYILDRRFRSLDDSCSQLTTFLYSFCQQSRRQRIIQRNRTERLSDLLDWKYLGRYYMSARHKALAKAFPEHFTYEPQETDAAQGYRYPRPASVPPSPSLSRHSSPPLSEDEEDSQDRTPNEDTERYDEEEEAAKDRRNIRAPEWPRRSPCSSTGGSKRNSVDTAPSSSVSTPSEPLSPASSLGEERN
- the GYS1 gene encoding glycogen [starch] synthase, muscle isoform X2, giving the protein MPLSRTLSMSSLPGLEDWEDEFDLENTVLFEVAWEVANKVGGIYTVLQTKAKVTGDEWGDNYYLVGPYTEQGVRTQVELLEPPTPALKRTLDSMNSKGCKVYFGRWLIEGGPLVILLDVGASAWALERWKGELWDTCNIGVPWYDREANDAVLFGFLTTWFLGEFLAQSEEKPHVVAHFHEWLAGIGLCLCRARRLPVATIFTTHATLLGRYLCAGAVDFYNNLENFNVDKEAGERQIYHRYCMERAAAHCAHVFTTVSQITAIEAQHLLKRKPDIVTPNGLNVKKFSAMHEFQNLHAQSKARIQEFVRGHFYGHLDFNLDKTLYFFIAGRYEFSNKGADIFLEALARLNYLLRVRPGLPGDKERTRQLVNGNEQTVVAFFIMPARTNNFNVETLKGQAVRKQLWDTANTVKEKFGRKLYESLLVGSLPDMNKMLDKEDFTMMKRAIFATQRQSFPPVCTHNMLDDSSDPILTTIRRIGLFNSSADRVKVIFHPEFLSSTSPLLPVDYEEFVRGCHLGVFPSYYEPWGYTPAECTVMGIPSISTNLSGFGCFMEEHIADPSAYGIYILDRRFRSLDDSCSQLTTFLYSFCQQSRRQRIIQRNRTERLSDLLDWKYLGRYYMSARHKALAKAFPEHFTYEPQETDAAQGYRYPRPASVPPSPSLSRHSSPPLSEDEEDSQDRTPNEDTERYDEEEEAAKDRRNIRAPEWPRRSPCSSTGGSKRNSVDTAPSSSVSTPSEPLSPASSLGEERN